A single Drosophila miranda strain MSH22 chromosome XR, D.miranda_PacBio2.1, whole genome shotgun sequence DNA region contains:
- the LOC108152512 gene encoding uncharacterized protein C16orf52 homolog A yields MDKLTTISATLFMAADVFAIVSLALPDWIITESGTGDIRLGLMWTCMTLYNRPQVCYTPDLQPEWLIALVCIFMGCICITTTVILLASSSCNRNVIPYARWVGFAAMVLFCMAAVVFPLGFHIEEIGGQAYQLPNTFKIGISYIMFVLALWITVVSELFAGKVCLPHF; encoded by the exons ATGGATAAATTAACAACAATAAGTGCCACGCTATTTATGGCCGCCGATGTGTTCGCCATCGTGAGTCTGGCGCTGCCTGATTGGATTATTACCGAGTCGGGCACAG GAGACATACGCTTGGGACTAATGTGGACCTGCATGACCCTCTACAACCGGCCGCAAGTGTGCTACACCCCCGACCTACAGCCCGAATGGCTGATTGCATTGGTATGCATTTTCATGGGCTGCATTTGCATCACAACGACTGTGATCCTGCTGGCCTCCTCGTCGTGCAATCGAAATGTCATACCCTATGCCCGATGGGTGGGCTTTGCGGCCATGGTGCTGTTCTGCATGGCCGCAGTGGTCTTTCCATTGGGCTTCCACATCGAGGAGATCGGGGGACAGGCCTACCAGCTGCCCAATACCTTTAAGATTGGCATATCCTACATTATGTTTGTGCTGGCACTGTGGATAACCGTGGTGTCGGAACTGTTTGCGGGGAAGGTGTGCTTGCCGCACTTTTAG
- the LOC108165346 gene encoding uncharacterized protein LOC108165346 isoform X2, whose product MVAPEPELQQVSDSRSQPMSRLDVDAVQATNEGNRPKEIKAFDGKSLENIISDKGKPKKVSDKPKPAYKSLKRRPVKTHRDNRPLVLEERHSLSIAETKKRRASVFSKERLFIPKDLARSNLQQRASSGVNSVDKLSSNTEYCLRMLKFPVGTGRARFVAKKLKKGQVAGVQSSSKEPADSTHHQMIMADGNGKDTSMETKEADALRANPMATKEEPIDMPNLNVESALNDPVIHIQVLPVDDDDDADDDIKKKSVVPDPASGPHSMQDQCHSVIKVSTQLMSEKGVPSDQPYPCLRWHNPDNQFLDLKMGLLDDLRNIPEVEAMANYNEVENNGERNKGAERAEGQEERVQQISGILTETQQLPRPEPHQQSEMAPMLIPNDPIYPSVHHIQPPPRVEARPEPQAHYYSVPVTVNSPFGVTSNATSSEAAGEHSILCQRLLHHSVLPSVDQFQPSSACHNSAMDLTNQRYRHQHADGETQALPSAMEHPWRQQSLDPHPGHSPQTQQQLQNLFAQPPVQHHTIPHLSAQHHQVLCQQNILESIGQLEKLKVMHQNLKLQEEKQARFFHTALTTILNERAGDEHMFQYKMKQSKKAEDKLNADKEKQQRKLKADLQYLDVRIRNRQRVLSWRQHQQQLLLQNPFHQQQPLQQQHQPQQHQPEHHQPQQHQPEHRQPQQHQPEQHQPEQHQPQQHQPQQHQPEQYQPQQHQPQQHQPEQHQPQQHQPEQHQPQLQPDILYHYPQRPVVVEESHKQYHQKQQQQQQLQQHQKKQHQQRVHQQHYTAMFEPPPYIYPSSTSYRLPLNVATTAAASGSEFQAKLMPLAPLQRKPPFSSCENAKKRTKTQDVELRREINERRGVAYPTPSVEVHYPPAATATDSSSTYPPYRFQYIYKPSTPERSQEQRAPGHDREYGSAGETASTFITNYVSSYLNENMRTNK is encoded by the exons ATGGTCGCGCCCGAACCAGAGTTACAGCAGGTGTCTGATTCTAGATCTCAGCCAATGAGTAGGCTGGATGTGGACGCGGTACAAGCCACAAACGAGGG CAATCGGCCAAAGGAAATCAAAGCATTTGATGGAAAGTCGCTGGAGAATATAATCAGCGATAAGGGAAAGCCTAAGAAAGTTTCTGATAAACCAAAACCTGCATATAAGAGCCTGAAGCGTAGGCCAGTCAAAACACACAGAGACAACAGACCTCTGGTGCTTGAGGAAAGGCATTCGCTTTCGAT AGCCGAGACAAAGAAGCGTAGGGCCAGCGTGTTCTCCAAAGAACGCCTCTTCATCCCAAAAGATCTGGCACGCAGCAATCTGCAACAGCGAGCCAGCTCGGGAGTGAATAGCGTTGATAAATTATCCAGCAACACGGAATATTGTCTCCGCATGCTCAAGTTTCCCGTTGGAACTGGACGGGCCCGATTCGTGGCCAAAAAACTGAAGAAGGGACAGGTGGCTGGTGTACAAAGCAGCTCCAAGGAGCCGGCAGATAGCACACACCATCAAATGATCATGGCAGATGGCAATGGAAAGGATACGAGTATGGAAACGAAGGAAGCTGATGCTCTCAGAGCAAACCCCATGGCTACGAAGGAGGAGCCCATAGATATGCCCAATCTAAATGTTGAAAGTGCTCTCAATGACCCGGTGATCCACATCCAGGTGCTCCCTgttgacgatgacgacgatgctgatgatgacataaagaaaaaatCAGTAGTGCCCGATCCAGCAAGCGGGCCACACTCAATGCAGGATCAATGCCACAGCGTGATTAAAGTTAGCACTCAGTTGATGTCGGAGAAGGGGGTTCCATCGGATCAGCCATATCCCTGTTTGCGTTGGCACAACCCAGACAACCAATTTCTCGATCTAAAAATGGGTCTCCTGGATGACCTGAGGAACATACCGGAAGTGGAAGCAATGGCAAACTACAACGAAGTAGAAAACAATGGAGAACGCAATAAAGGTGCAGAAAGAGCTGAAGGCCAGGAGGAACGGGTGCAACAAATTAGCGGAATCCTAACCGAGACCCAGCAGCTACCCCGACCGGAGCCACACCAGCAATCGGAGATGGCGCCCATGCTCATCCCAAACGACCCGATATATCCGTCCGTCCATCATATACAGCCTCCGCCCAGGGTTGAGGCCCGACCCGAGCCACAGGCTCATTATTATTCTGTTCCCGTAACCGTAAACAGTCCCTTTGGGGTTACATCAAACGCCACGTCCTCAGAAGCGGCAGGAGAACATTCTATACTCTGTCAGCGATTACTGCATCATAGCGTCCTCCCGAGTGTGGACCAATTTCAGCCAAGCAGCGCCTGCCACAACAGTGCCATGGatctgaccaatcagaggtaCAGGCACCAGCATGCGGATGGGGAAACGCAAGCACTTCCCAGTGCAATGGAGCATCCGTGGAGGCAGCAGAGCCTCGACCCACATCCGGGCCACTCTCCGCAAACACAACAACAGCTACAGAATCTCTTTGCACAGCCGCCCGTCCAGCATCACACAATTCCGCACTTATCGGCGCAGCATCATCAGGTCTTGTGTCAGCAGAATATACTCGAGTCCATTGGTCAGCTGGAGAAACTGAAGGTCATGCACCAGAACCTGAAGCTCCAGGAAGAAAAACAAGCACGTTTCTTCCACACAGCCCTCACGACCATTCTCAACGAGCGGGCGGGCGATGAGCATATGTTTCAGTACAAAATGAAACAAAGCAAAAAGGCAGAGGACAAGCTGAATGCGGAcaaggagaagcagcagcgaaAACTGAAAGCAGATCTCCAATATTTGGATGTGCGCATACGTAACCGGCAGCGCGTGTTGTCCTGgcggcagcatcagcaacaatTGCTGTTGCAGAACCCATTCCATCAACAGCagccgctgcagcagcagcatcagccgCAGCAGCATCAGCCGGAGCATCATCAGCCGCAGCAGCATCAGCCGGAGCATCGTCAGCCGCAGCAGCATCAGCCGGAGCAGCATCAACCGGAGCAGCATCAGCCGCAGCAGCATCAGCCGCAGCAGCATCAGCCGGAGCAATATCAGCCGCAGCAGCATCAGCCGCAGCAGCATCAGCCAGAGCAGCATCAGCCGCAGCAGCATCAGCCGGAGCAGCATcagccgcagctgcagccggACATTCTGTACCACTACCCGCAGAGGCCGGTGGTAGTAGAGGAGTCCCACAAGCAGTATCatcagaaacagcaacaacaacagcagctgcagcaacaTCAGAAGaaacagcaccagcagcgCGTACATCAGCAACACTACACGGCCATGTTTGAGCCGCCCCCCTACATATATCCATCATCCACCTCCTACAGGCTGCCTTTGAATGTTGCAACTACCGCTGCCGCTTCAGGAAGTGAATTTCAGGCGAAACTCATGCCATTGGCTCCTCTGCAGAGAAAGCCACCGTTCTCCAGCTGCGAGAATGCCAAAAAAAGGACCAAGACCCAAGATGTCGAGCTACGACGTGAAATCAACGAGCGTAGAGGAGTCGCATATCCGACTCCGTCCGTAGAAGTCCACTATCCCCCAGCTGCTACCGCCACAGACTCCTCCTCCACATACCCCCCCTATCGTTTTCAATACATCTACAAACCATCTACACCCGAAAGAAGTCAGGAGCAGAGAGCACCCGGGCACGACCGCGAGTACGGTTCGGCAGGGGAAACGGCATCTACTTTTATCACAAACTATGTCTCGAGCTATCTCAATGAGAATATGCGAACAAATAAGTGA
- the LOC108165346 gene encoding uncharacterized protein LOC108165346 isoform X1 — protein sequence MVAPEPELQQVSDSRSQPMSRLDVDAVQATNEGSNRPKEIKAFDGKSLENIISDKGKPKKVSDKPKPAYKSLKRRPVKTHRDNRPLVLEERHSLSIAETKKRRASVFSKERLFIPKDLARSNLQQRASSGVNSVDKLSSNTEYCLRMLKFPVGTGRARFVAKKLKKGQVAGVQSSSKEPADSTHHQMIMADGNGKDTSMETKEADALRANPMATKEEPIDMPNLNVESALNDPVIHIQVLPVDDDDDADDDIKKKSVVPDPASGPHSMQDQCHSVIKVSTQLMSEKGVPSDQPYPCLRWHNPDNQFLDLKMGLLDDLRNIPEVEAMANYNEVENNGERNKGAERAEGQEERVQQISGILTETQQLPRPEPHQQSEMAPMLIPNDPIYPSVHHIQPPPRVEARPEPQAHYYSVPVTVNSPFGVTSNATSSEAAGEHSILCQRLLHHSVLPSVDQFQPSSACHNSAMDLTNQRYRHQHADGETQALPSAMEHPWRQQSLDPHPGHSPQTQQQLQNLFAQPPVQHHTIPHLSAQHHQVLCQQNILESIGQLEKLKVMHQNLKLQEEKQARFFHTALTTILNERAGDEHMFQYKMKQSKKAEDKLNADKEKQQRKLKADLQYLDVRIRNRQRVLSWRQHQQQLLLQNPFHQQQPLQQQHQPQQHQPEHHQPQQHQPEHRQPQQHQPEQHQPEQHQPQQHQPQQHQPEQYQPQQHQPQQHQPEQHQPQQHQPEQHQPQLQPDILYHYPQRPVVVEESHKQYHQKQQQQQQLQQHQKKQHQQRVHQQHYTAMFEPPPYIYPSSTSYRLPLNVATTAAASGSEFQAKLMPLAPLQRKPPFSSCENAKKRTKTQDVELRREINERRGVAYPTPSVEVHYPPAATATDSSSTYPPYRFQYIYKPSTPERSQEQRAPGHDREYGSAGETASTFITNYVSSYLNENMRTNK from the exons ATGGTCGCGCCCGAACCAGAGTTACAGCAGGTGTCTGATTCTAGATCTCAGCCAATGAGTAGGCTGGATGTGGACGCGGTACAAGCCACAAACGAGGG CAGCAATCGGCCAAAGGAAATCAAAGCATTTGATGGAAAGTCGCTGGAGAATATAATCAGCGATAAGGGAAAGCCTAAGAAAGTTTCTGATAAACCAAAACCTGCATATAAGAGCCTGAAGCGTAGGCCAGTCAAAACACACAGAGACAACAGACCTCTGGTGCTTGAGGAAAGGCATTCGCTTTCGAT AGCCGAGACAAAGAAGCGTAGGGCCAGCGTGTTCTCCAAAGAACGCCTCTTCATCCCAAAAGATCTGGCACGCAGCAATCTGCAACAGCGAGCCAGCTCGGGAGTGAATAGCGTTGATAAATTATCCAGCAACACGGAATATTGTCTCCGCATGCTCAAGTTTCCCGTTGGAACTGGACGGGCCCGATTCGTGGCCAAAAAACTGAAGAAGGGACAGGTGGCTGGTGTACAAAGCAGCTCCAAGGAGCCGGCAGATAGCACACACCATCAAATGATCATGGCAGATGGCAATGGAAAGGATACGAGTATGGAAACGAAGGAAGCTGATGCTCTCAGAGCAAACCCCATGGCTACGAAGGAGGAGCCCATAGATATGCCCAATCTAAATGTTGAAAGTGCTCTCAATGACCCGGTGATCCACATCCAGGTGCTCCCTgttgacgatgacgacgatgctgatgatgacataaagaaaaaatCAGTAGTGCCCGATCCAGCAAGCGGGCCACACTCAATGCAGGATCAATGCCACAGCGTGATTAAAGTTAGCACTCAGTTGATGTCGGAGAAGGGGGTTCCATCGGATCAGCCATATCCCTGTTTGCGTTGGCACAACCCAGACAACCAATTTCTCGATCTAAAAATGGGTCTCCTGGATGACCTGAGGAACATACCGGAAGTGGAAGCAATGGCAAACTACAACGAAGTAGAAAACAATGGAGAACGCAATAAAGGTGCAGAAAGAGCTGAAGGCCAGGAGGAACGGGTGCAACAAATTAGCGGAATCCTAACCGAGACCCAGCAGCTACCCCGACCGGAGCCACACCAGCAATCGGAGATGGCGCCCATGCTCATCCCAAACGACCCGATATATCCGTCCGTCCATCATATACAGCCTCCGCCCAGGGTTGAGGCCCGACCCGAGCCACAGGCTCATTATTATTCTGTTCCCGTAACCGTAAACAGTCCCTTTGGGGTTACATCAAACGCCACGTCCTCAGAAGCGGCAGGAGAACATTCTATACTCTGTCAGCGATTACTGCATCATAGCGTCCTCCCGAGTGTGGACCAATTTCAGCCAAGCAGCGCCTGCCACAACAGTGCCATGGatctgaccaatcagaggtaCAGGCACCAGCATGCGGATGGGGAAACGCAAGCACTTCCCAGTGCAATGGAGCATCCGTGGAGGCAGCAGAGCCTCGACCCACATCCGGGCCACTCTCCGCAAACACAACAACAGCTACAGAATCTCTTTGCACAGCCGCCCGTCCAGCATCACACAATTCCGCACTTATCGGCGCAGCATCATCAGGTCTTGTGTCAGCAGAATATACTCGAGTCCATTGGTCAGCTGGAGAAACTGAAGGTCATGCACCAGAACCTGAAGCTCCAGGAAGAAAAACAAGCACGTTTCTTCCACACAGCCCTCACGACCATTCTCAACGAGCGGGCGGGCGATGAGCATATGTTTCAGTACAAAATGAAACAAAGCAAAAAGGCAGAGGACAAGCTGAATGCGGAcaaggagaagcagcagcgaaAACTGAAAGCAGATCTCCAATATTTGGATGTGCGCATACGTAACCGGCAGCGCGTGTTGTCCTGgcggcagcatcagcaacaatTGCTGTTGCAGAACCCATTCCATCAACAGCagccgctgcagcagcagcatcagccgCAGCAGCATCAGCCGGAGCATCATCAGCCGCAGCAGCATCAGCCGGAGCATCGTCAGCCGCAGCAGCATCAGCCGGAGCAGCATCAACCGGAGCAGCATCAGCCGCAGCAGCATCAGCCGCAGCAGCATCAGCCGGAGCAATATCAGCCGCAGCAGCATCAGCCGCAGCAGCATCAGCCAGAGCAGCATCAGCCGCAGCAGCATCAGCCGGAGCAGCATcagccgcagctgcagccggACATTCTGTACCACTACCCGCAGAGGCCGGTGGTAGTAGAGGAGTCCCACAAGCAGTATCatcagaaacagcaacaacaacagcagctgcagcaacaTCAGAAGaaacagcaccagcagcgCGTACATCAGCAACACTACACGGCCATGTTTGAGCCGCCCCCCTACATATATCCATCATCCACCTCCTACAGGCTGCCTTTGAATGTTGCAACTACCGCTGCCGCTTCAGGAAGTGAATTTCAGGCGAAACTCATGCCATTGGCTCCTCTGCAGAGAAAGCCACCGTTCTCCAGCTGCGAGAATGCCAAAAAAAGGACCAAGACCCAAGATGTCGAGCTACGACGTGAAATCAACGAGCGTAGAGGAGTCGCATATCCGACTCCGTCCGTAGAAGTCCACTATCCCCCAGCTGCTACCGCCACAGACTCCTCCTCCACATACCCCCCCTATCGTTTTCAATACATCTACAAACCATCTACACCCGAAAGAAGTCAGGAGCAGAGAGCACCCGGGCACGACCGCGAGTACGGTTCGGCAGGGGAAACGGCATCTACTTTTATCACAAACTATGTCTCGAGCTATCTCAATGAGAATATGCGAACAAATAAGTGA